The Sesamum indicum cultivar Zhongzhi No. 13 linkage group LG1, S_indicum_v1.0, whole genome shotgun sequence genome includes a window with the following:
- the LOC105156797 gene encoding UDP-N-acetylglucosamine transferase subunit ALG13 homolog gives MGEADDGLKSKRIVIVTVGTTYFDSLVRAVDTQEVREAFFKKGYTHLLIQMGRGSYIPAKSTREDGSLSVDYFTFSSSIAEFFTSASLVINHAGSGSIFETLRLRKPLIVVVNEDLMDSHQSELAEELAERKHLFCARPQTLYETISVMDLDSVVAYQPGDATSVAKFINRFLCFTDE, from the exons ATGGGTGAGGCTGATGATGGTTTGAAGTCAAAGAGGATAGTCATTGTGACTGTTGGGACAACCTATTTCGATTCCTTGGTTAGAGCTGTAGACACTCAGGAAGTTAGAGAAGCATTTTTCAAGAAGGGCTATACTCACCTCCTCATTCAAATGGGTCGAGGGTCTTACATCCCCGCAAAG TCTACCAGAGAAGACGGGTCCCTTTCTGTGGATTATTTCACATTTTCGTCAAGCATAGCTGAGTTTTTTACGTCCGCATCTCTCGTTATTAATCACGCAG GTTCAGGAAGTATATTTGAGACATTGAGACTGAGAAAACCCCTCATTGTTGTAGTTAACGAGGATTTAATGGACAGTCATCAAAGCGAGCTGGCTGAAGAATTGGCGGAAAGAAAGCATTTGTTCTGCGCTCGTCCCCAAACGCTTTATGAGACCATTTCTGTAATGGATTTGGATTCTGTTGTAGCTTATCAACCTGGTGATGCTACGTCGgttgctaaatttattaacaGGTTTCTATGTTTCACCGACGAATGA